In Opitutaceae bacterium TAV5, one genomic interval encodes:
- a CDS encoding N-terminal cleavage protein, translating into MHARPLPPSSRLLHRSSKPSHASAFTLVELLTVIVIIGILAGILIPVTARVRKSARTAKCVATIRQYSVATQLYANENNGKFPRTAWDANGTGWYGHYDLFAYFNTPPGMSNSDKITMFSCSEDGWMYGLNAFISGRPASSITSPSRQILATCSGAGWLDTSAIAGWQNYLKKIPKPHSGKVNVLSISGSVTLRKVSTLLYADARRDTPHYAPSDEMTYFLNGDPQYDK; encoded by the coding sequence ATGCATGCCCGCCCACTTCCCCCATCCTCAAGACTGTTGCATCGCTCAAGCAAACCCTCCCATGCCTCAGCATTCACGCTTGTTGAACTTCTGACTGTCATCGTCATTATTGGAATCCTTGCCGGCATCCTGATACCGGTGACTGCCCGCGTGCGAAAATCTGCCCGCACCGCCAAATGCGTCGCCACCATTCGCCAATATAGCGTCGCCACCCAACTCTACGCCAACGAGAACAACGGCAAATTTCCCCGGACGGCATGGGACGCCAATGGCACCGGCTGGTATGGCCACTACGATCTTTTCGCCTATTTCAATACCCCGCCCGGTATGAGCAACTCGGACAAGATCACGATGTTCAGTTGTTCGGAGGATGGTTGGATGTATGGCCTCAATGCTTTTATTTCCGGACGCCCTGCCTCCTCCATTACAAGCCCATCCCGCCAGATTCTCGCGACATGCTCCGGCGCGGGCTGGCTTGATACGAGCGCGATTGCAGGCTGGCAGAATTATCTCAAAAAAATTCCGAAACCTCACTCGGGGAAAGTCAACGTCCTCAGTATTTCCGGTTCCGTGACACTCAGAAAAGTCAGCACTCTCCTCTACGCCGATGCCCGGCGCGACACACCTCACTATGCACCCAGCGACGAAATGACTTATTTCCTCAACGGTGATCCCCAATATGACAAATAA